AGCCTATCCGCCGACAGAGAGCCAGGAGACCCGTGACCACCGCCCGCGAGCTCGATGAGCGCTACGGTCGCACCGGTCGCCGCCGCCTGCCCTGGATCATCGCGGGCGTGCTCACCGCCGCCGTGGTGGTGGCGTTCGGCTGGATGATCGTGGTCAGCGAGATGAGCACCGTCACCGCAGACGACGTGGGCTTCACCGTCACGGATGAGCACAGCGTGGATCTGCGCTTCCAGTACACGGCTCCACGGGGATCCGACGTCACCTGCGTGGTGCAGGCGCTGGACGCGGAGTTCGGCGTGGTGGGCTGGAAGATCGTCGATATCCCGGCCGCAGAAGCGCACACCTCCGCCTTCGATGTGACCATCCCGACGGTCGCTGCGGCGACCACCGGTTTGGTGAAGTCCTGCTGGGTCGCTTA
Above is a window of Microbacterium suwonense DNA encoding:
- a CDS encoding DUF4307 domain-containing protein codes for the protein MTTARELDERYGRTGRRRLPWIIAGVLTAAVVVAFGWMIVVSEMSTVTADDVGFTVTDEHSVDLRFQYTAPRGSDVTCVVQALDAEFGVVGWKIVDIPAAEAHTSAFDVTIPTVAAATTGLVKSCWVA